The following coding sequences are from one Haploplasma axanthum window:
- a CDS encoding ABC transporter ATP-binding protein, whose product MQNYKEDDSVKKISFSVWKRLLMIIKDLKGKIIVLILFAVTLAGLETVINVINKYAIDKFVENQDFTTLTPFIILNVLIAIAFGLLVWAFIKQGSIIEAHVNYNLRREAFENLQRLSFSYFDVTPQGWIMARMTSDSRRLANIISWTLLDFFWSALFMIFTLVVLFTYSWKLGLIVFASVPIMFLIAFLFRKSILNSHRESRKHNSQATAKYSEAFLGAKTTKSLVIEDQNLFEFEQVTNDLKRSSIRAISISAIFSSVLLFATYITLAIVMYQGSIDVLDNLNTTFTLGTMFLFIRATTSFFDPIMMLTSILTNVQQAQASAERIVELIETKPQIIDKEEVIQKYGDILDDKKEQFEPIDGNVEYKDITFYYKDDEKILDNFNLKIKAGSSVALVGHTGSGKTTLVNLLSRFYEPVSGEVLIDGIDYRERSIHWLHSQLGYVLQSPHLFSTTVKDNIKYGKLNATDEEMINAAKVVGAHEFIMNLDKGYDTEVGEGGNLLSLGQKQLISFARAIIANPRILILDEATSSIDSEAERVLQDATKKLLKGRTSIIVAHRLSTIVDSDLIVMLEMGKILEIGTHQELLNKRGAYFELYKNQFMQEKENSLIENV is encoded by the coding sequence ATGCAGAATTATAAAGAAGATGATTCCGTTAAAAAAATATCATTTAGTGTTTGGAAAAGACTATTGATGATAATTAAAGATTTAAAAGGTAAGATAATAGTTTTAATATTATTTGCAGTTACTTTAGCTGGACTTGAAACAGTAATAAATGTTATTAATAAATATGCTATTGATAAGTTTGTTGAAAACCAAGATTTTACAACATTAACACCTTTTATTATATTAAATGTTTTAATAGCAATTGCATTTGGTTTACTTGTTTGGGCGTTTATCAAACAGGGAAGTATTATTGAAGCCCATGTTAATTATAATCTTCGTAGAGAAGCGTTTGAAAATCTTCAACGTTTATCATTCTCATACTTTGATGTTACTCCGCAAGGATGGATCATGGCGAGAATGACATCAGACTCAAGAAGATTAGCAAATATTATTTCATGGACATTATTAGATTTCTTTTGGTCAGCATTATTTATGATTTTTACACTTGTTGTGCTATTTACATATTCATGGAAATTAGGATTAATTGTTTTTGCATCAGTACCAATTATGTTTTTAATCGCATTTCTTTTCAGAAAAAGTATTTTGAATAGCCATCGTGAGTCTAGAAAACATAATTCACAGGCTACAGCCAAATATAGTGAAGCTTTTTTAGGAGCAAAAACAACAAAAAGTTTGGTTATTGAAGATCAAAACTTATTTGAATTTGAGCAAGTAACTAATGATTTAAAAAGATCAAGTATTAGAGCAATTTCAATATCAGCAATTTTTTCATCGGTATTGTTATTCGCAACTTATATAACACTTGCAATTGTTATGTATCAAGGTAGTATTGATGTTTTAGATAATCTTAATACAACATTTACACTTGGAACAATGTTTTTATTTATTAGAGCAACAACAAGTTTCTTTGATCCAATCATGATGTTAACATCAATTTTAACAAACGTACAACAAGCACAAGCTTCAGCAGAACGTATTGTTGAATTAATTGAAACAAAACCTCAAATTATTGATAAAGAAGAAGTTATCCAAAAATATGGCGACATTCTAGATGATAAAAAAGAGCAATTTGAACCAATTGATGGAAATGTTGAGTACAAAGATATCACTTTTTATTACAAAGATGATGAAAAAATTCTTGATAACTTTAATTTGAAAATTAAAGCTGGAAGTAGCGTTGCATTAGTTGGACATACTGGATCAGGGAAAACAACTTTAGTAAATTTATTATCAAGATTTTATGAGCCAGTTTCAGGAGAAGTTTTAATTGATGGTATTGATTACCGTGAAAGAAGTATTCATTGGTTACATTCACAATTAGGTTATGTATTACAGTCACCACATCTGTTTAGTACAACTGTGAAAGATAATATAAAATATGGTAAATTAAATGCTACAGATGAAGAAATGATTAATGCAGCAAAAGTTGTTGGAGCACATGAATTTATTATGAATTTGGATAAAGGCTATGATACTGAAGTTGGTGAAGGGGGTAATTTATTATCTCTTGGACAAAAACAATTGATTTCGTTTGCAAGAGCAATTATTGCAAATCCTAGAATTCTTATTCTAGATGAAGCAACCTCATCAATCGATTCAGAAGCAGAAAGAGTATTACAAGATGCAACTAAAAAACTATTAAAAGGAAGAACAAGTATTATTGTTGCTCATAGACTTTCCACAATTGTAGATAGTGATTTGATTGTAATGCTTGAAATGGGTAAAATTTTAGAAATAGGTACGCATCAAGAATTATTAAACAAACGAGGAGCATATTTTGAGTTATATAAAAATCAATTTATGCAAGAAAAAGAAAACAGTTTAATAGAAAATGTTTAG
- a CDS encoding ABC transporter ATP-binding protein yields the protein MQRFKELFKLVKGNWGLFIFVVILAIFHRLTYSYVPLFSELLLQKLELKLKPSADLNIVNLPNFILDFVDKNTEIINVVISIIIMMLVWQFVRYLTLYFESRAKGLLSENVAKKSRVNSYDHIQNLSYEYHNNADSGDLIQRVTSDIDTTTSFVSYRIMDAIGLVASLVSGAFQMYYVNETIMWISLAVIPITALSSIIYFTKIDKLFTDVEEKESKLMVVIQENVSASRVVRAFANEKYEIEKLETKNKEYRESEIKASRVVAIYWGFMDFLMMVQFLVVLLFGIHFSRQGTMSVSSISSALMLAGMLIWPVRGLGRIINDFGKSLVAAGRLSAIMNEKSEYENDGVLNPEIHGHIVFKDVNFKFNNTDKYLLENISFEILPGETVAIIGKTGSGKTTIVNLLLKMYDYEGSITIDGVELREIKKRYLRSNIGTVLQDPFLYSKTVYENIAIANPNASKEKIFEASRIAALEKDIKTFQNGYETIVGEQGTTLSGGQKQRVAIARILVTDKPIIIFDDALSALDNKTDLDIRKALKETKNEQTNIIITHRMTTAKEADKIIVINNGTIENIGTHKELSKKAGLYSNLWKIQGKLEEEFLSMLKDGEKNAEL from the coding sequence ATGCAGCGTTTTAAAGAATTATTTAAGTTAGTTAAGGGGAATTGGGGGTTGTTCATATTTGTAGTTATTTTGGCGATATTTCATCGTTTAACTTACTCATATGTACCACTATTTAGTGAATTATTACTACAAAAATTAGAATTAAAGTTAAAGCCAAGTGCTGATCTTAATATTGTGAATTTACCAAACTTTATTTTAGATTTTGTTGATAAAAATACTGAAATAATTAATGTAGTAATTAGTATTATAATTATGATGTTGGTGTGGCAATTTGTACGTTATTTGACCTTATATTTCGAATCAAGAGCAAAAGGATTATTAAGCGAGAATGTTGCTAAAAAATCAAGAGTAAACTCATATGATCATATCCAAAATTTAAGTTATGAATATCATAACAATGCTGATTCAGGAGATTTAATTCAAAGAGTAACATCAGACATTGATACAACAACAAGTTTTGTTTCTTACCGTATTATGGATGCTATTGGACTTGTTGCATCACTTGTTTCAGGTGCATTTCAAATGTATTATGTTAATGAAACTATCATGTGGATATCTCTAGCAGTTATTCCAATTACAGCACTATCATCAATCATTTATTTTACAAAGATTGATAAACTATTCACTGATGTTGAAGAGAAAGAATCAAAATTAATGGTTGTTATTCAAGAAAATGTTTCAGCATCCAGAGTAGTAAGAGCATTTGCTAATGAAAAATACGAAATTGAAAAACTAGAAACAAAAAATAAAGAATATCGTGAATCTGAGATAAAAGCAAGTAGAGTGGTTGCCATATATTGGGGATTTATGGACTTTTTAATGATGGTACAATTTTTAGTTGTTTTATTGTTTGGAATTCATTTTTCTAGACAAGGAACAATGTCAGTATCATCAATATCAAGTGCATTAATGTTGGCAGGGATGCTTATTTGGCCAGTTAGAGGTTTAGGTAGAATTATTAATGATTTTGGTAAATCACTAGTTGCTGCAGGCAGACTTTCAGCAATTATGAATGAAAAAAGTGAGTATGAAAATGATGGAGTGTTAAATCCTGAAATTCATGGACATATTGTTTTTAAAGATGTAAATTTTAAATTTAACAATACCGATAAATACTTACTAGAAAATATTAGTTTTGAAATTCTTCCAGGTGAGACTGTAGCAATAATTGGTAAAACTGGAAGTGGAAAAACAACAATCGTTAACCTATTACTAAAAATGTATGATTATGAAGGTTCAATAACAATTGATGGTGTTGAATTAAGAGAAATAAAGAAACGATATCTAAGAAGTAATATAGGAACAGTATTACAAGATCCATTCTTGTATAGTAAAACAGTATATGAAAATATTGCTATTGCTAATCCAAATGCAAGCAAAGAAAAAATCTTTGAAGCATCTAGAATTGCTGCTCTAGAAAAAGATATCAAGACTTTCCAAAATGGCTATGAAACAATTGTTGGTGAACAAGGCACTACATTATCAGGTGGACAAAAACAAAGAGTTGCAATTGCGAGAATTCTTGTAACTGATAAACCGATAATCATTTTTGATGATGCACTAAGTGCATTAGATAATAAAACAGATTTAGATATTAGAAAAGCATTGAAAGAAACAAAAAATGAACAAACTAATATTATCATTACTCATAGAATGACAACAGCAAAAGAAGCTGATAAAATAATTGTCATTAATAATGGAACAATTGAAAATATTGGTACACATAAAGAATTAAGTAAAAAAGCAGGATTATATAGTAATTTATGGAAAATTCAAGGAAAACTTGAAGAAGAATTTTTAAGCATGTTAAAGGACGGTGAAAAAAATGCAGAATTATAA
- a CDS encoding aminoacetone oxidase family FAD-binding enzyme: MEKLIVIGGGPAGMMAAISAKMHHKNLEVVLIDRNEELGRKLRLTGGGRCNVTANVDDEEVIVNVPKNGKFLYSSLANFNPKDIIRFFEKNGCELKEEDHFRMFPISNKSSDIVDTLKRVIEKEKVKILFNTLVLEVTEKEIITSNGKYTYDYLIIATGGITLPNTGSDGKGHEFAKNLGHTITDFVPAEVPLVSNDDFIMSKELQGLSFKDVTLNIYNDKNKIKKSITHDLLITHFGISGPAALRASFEVLNLLEKQKEVIISIDFLPNNSKESLLKDKEVFYKILKDNNIPARLVKYIEDKSKTFEEIVNIFKSFLINIYTTRGFKSAFVTNGGVALKNVNPQTMKSKINNKISFCGEVLDINAYTGGFNITSALSTGYTAGKNIFN, translated from the coding sequence ATGGAAAAATTAATTGTTATTGGTGGTGGGCCAGCAGGAATGATGGCTGCAATAAGCGCTAAAATGCACCACAAGAATTTAGAAGTTGTTTTAATAGATAGAAATGAAGAATTAGGAAGAAAATTAAGATTAACTGGTGGAGGAAGATGTAACGTTACTGCAAATGTTGATGACGAAGAAGTAATTGTTAATGTTCCTAAAAACGGGAAGTTTTTATATAGTAGTTTAGCAAATTTCAATCCTAAGGATATCATCCGTTTTTTTGAAAAAAACGGATGTGAATTAAAAGAGGAAGATCATTTTAGAATGTTTCCTATTAGTAATAAGTCAAGTGATATTGTTGATACATTGAAAAGAGTTATTGAAAAAGAAAAAGTGAAAATATTATTTAACACACTAGTTTTAGAAGTGACTGAAAAAGAGATAATTACTTCAAATGGTAAATATACATATGATTATTTGATAATTGCAACCGGTGGAATCACTCTTCCAAATACAGGATCAGATGGAAAAGGGCATGAGTTTGCTAAAAATTTAGGACATACAATTACAGATTTTGTTCCTGCAGAAGTACCATTAGTATCTAATGATGATTTTATTATGTCAAAAGAACTTCAAGGATTATCATTCAAAGATGTAACACTAAATATTTATAATGATAAAAATAAAATTAAAAAAAGTATTACACATGATCTATTAATTACTCATTTTGGAATTTCTGGTCCAGCTGCTCTTAGAGCTAGCTTTGAAGTTTTAAATTTGTTAGAAAAACAAAAAGAAGTTATTATTTCGATTGATTTTCTTCCAAACAATTCTAAAGAGTCACTATTAAAAGATAAAGAAGTGTTTTATAAAATACTAAAAGATAATAATATACCTGCACGTTTAGTGAAATATATTGAAGACAAATCTAAAACTTTTGAAGAAATTGTTAATATATTTAAATCATTTTTAATTAATATATATACAACAAGAGGGTTCAAAAGTGCATTTGTAACAAATGGAGGAGTAGCACTTAAAAATGTTAATCCTCAAACAATGAAATCTAAAATTAATAACAAAATATCTTTTTGTGGTGAAGTTTTAGATATTAATGCCTATACAGGTGGATTTAATATTACATCAGCATTATCAACTGGATATACTGCTGGTAAAAATATTTTTAATTAA
- a CDS encoding InlB B-repeat-containing protein: MKKIYLLITIILTLFLITGCKKVEDHAQKYVEQIQITYNGNDSSSSVTNNINLMLKTGSYDINWVSDNDAVSIDKNIGIVKRIDTNVNVKLTAYVTISEKEYNKEFNLIVIKKENKLEYKINFNYNYGDNPEIKEIIVQEGNTIGSITNPTREGYKFVGWMISESEAFDTNQIIDGDLNLFARWIEEKEEIEIFVEDFEFLEAMKNSGNNSSEYMDYEPFIGNSGVEWELVKTRIDLGLKAGGNALTFAGRGNGDGPGVGGIYGREIEKGISYLEFDARLPFSPKSKYPQVPGGDKPANVHVIVKINNEVVKDFQFKDDNEADKGKKIIIDNLNVKGTYSMSIEVSSGHRLTIDNILWKSNPEKNNSDVPFYSIDFETGIDIKEFDTEEVEYDFNGIKYIVQELRVKPEDIHNEKELAYMNESNGNVVGRLRGKGQTTYTAVLYNVNAFEYVSKITFDARLFGSGEYFDHDLNFVVKIIAADGEIIEKIELTEKFKNYEILVDKDNVIIKFEVIGGTINLDNIKYYG, translated from the coding sequence ATGAAGAAGATATATTTACTAATAACAATCATTTTAACACTTTTTTTAATAACTGGGTGTAAAAAAGTTGAAGATCATGCTCAAAAATATGTAGAACAAATTCAAATAACATATAATGGAAATGATTCAAGTTCAAGTGTAACAAATAATATTAACCTGATGTTAAAAACAGGAAGTTATGATATTAATTGGGTGAGTGATAATGATGCAGTTTCAATTGATAAGAATATTGGAATTGTCAAACGGATTGATACTAATGTTAATGTTAAACTAACGGCTTATGTAACAATTTCAGAAAAAGAGTATAACAAAGAATTTAATTTAATAGTTATTAAGAAAGAAAATAAATTAGAGTATAAAATTAATTTTAATTATAACTATGGAGATAATCCGGAAATAAAAGAGATTATTGTTCAAGAGGGTAATACAATTGGTTCAATTACAAATCCAACAAGAGAAGGATATAAGTTTGTTGGCTGGATGATTAGTGAATCTGAAGCTTTTGATACTAATCAAATTATTGATGGTGATTTAAACTTATTCGCTAGATGGATTGAAGAAAAAGAAGAAATCGAGATTTTTGTTGAAGACTTTGAGTTTTTAGAGGCTATGAAAAATAGTGGTAATAATTCAAGTGAATATATGGACTATGAACCATTTATAGGAAATAGTGGTGTCGAATGGGAACTAGTTAAAACAAGAATTGATTTAGGATTAAAAGCTGGAGGTAATGCTCTGACTTTTGCAGGGCGTGGTAATGGTGATGGCCCAGGTGTAGGTGGTATATATGGTAGAGAAATCGAAAAAGGAATTTCATATTTAGAGTTTGATGCTAGACTTCCTTTCTCTCCAAAATCAAAATATCCACAAGTACCTGGCGGTGATAAACCAGCAAACGTCCATGTAATAGTAAAAATCAATAATGAAGTAGTTAAAGATTTTCAATTTAAAGATGATAATGAAGCCGATAAGGGTAAGAAAATTATTATAGATAATCTAAATGTTAAAGGTACATATAGTATGTCAATTGAGGTTAGTAGTGGACATCGTTTGACTATTGATAATATTCTTTGGAAATCAAATCCAGAAAAAAATAATAGCGATGTTCCTTTTTATTCAATAGATTTTGAAACAGGTATTGATATTAAAGAGTTTGATACAGAAGAAGTTGAATACGATTTTAATGGTATAAAATATATAGTTCAAGAATTAAGAGTAAAGCCTGAAGATATTCATAATGAAAAAGAATTAGCATATATGAATGAAAGTAATGGTAATGTAGTAGGAAGACTTCGAGGAAAGGGACAAACAACATATACAGCAGTTTTGTATAATGTTAATGCCTTTGAATATGTTTCGAAAATAACATTTGATGCAAGACTTTTTGGTTCTGGTGAGTACTTTGATCATGATTTGAACTTTGTTGTTAAAATAATAGCTGCAGATGGAGAAATAATTGAGAAAATTGAATTAACAGAAAAATTCAAGAACTATGAAATCTTAGTTGATAAAGATAATGTCATAATTAAATTTGAAGTTATTGGTGGAACAATAAATCTTGATAATATTAAATATTATGGTTAA
- a CDS encoding AMP-binding protein, with protein MFSLNDSQTSFLNAIKIHNNYPSNIGGVFKIPENINDLDKKIFDYFNSIPILKTKLTCTNNSTYQYIDYESTIKVNKISSHEMNSFFEESFSLYNSLLFKVALSDNNIIIVSHHILLDGGSIKLLINNLYSYLEFNITPSFNDRPLTSLSSKNSYYDFWNKELSNNIYTPIRLKRLDSSISSAKRKMVTIDSSLSKKINLLTEQYAISKSCFFEAIISLYISYINDSNNIIIGTSTHNRNYKNKDSLGMFAKTLPLSISINKEFTFIDLLTSLKKKHYEILRNREISYEEILKIKNQLFDVIVIDHGKFTYENNFLFYPSLELSLVLNIVEKNNEIILYFDYKESIFNETEINRLIKRIKLLIKQSVVNPKIESINYLLDDEKFLIKQSNEIPSVLELYYQNLYQSIDSIAIIDNNIQYTFNDLELLSNKLANKLLLIKDDIVAIDIKKSFYSIAAMLAIIKAGKTFVFKTSYNQDFLQDYFHLNHEFFNSLNFKSEKLFIKENQFLCRYYTSGTTNRKEVFIKNISVANHINNHDSYQQQSKDTNVIPSVAMLHFDISLEEIMLALLNKKTLLLFDENSLSNPKYINNQFLQYNVDFFTTTPSVFNYLWQNGAIESLKNLKIIVLGGEVLTKSIAKVILENTNSKLYNSYGPTETTIAVTSIEITDYKKIPIGKAHDNINIIITNNKSTLPKYEIGEILISGISVARINEDRFVIIKNVIYYKTGDYGYQDEHNHFYYIGRIDSEIKRNGVRINLSYIDRVLEKNDYIEKSVSTFNNNLITTFYNTKSKVNKSVLYEHLISSLPKEIIPNNLVEVSKFDITAEGKIKFNSKTIEHNLIPYKPKSLLRKKVLTIFMNNLETDNISINDYYLTKGGDSIKALLLIATLEEFNLKINVDDLFQKTIANIIDEIKVVKHKKIYIQNNDFLVKEIVFTSNKKILLYGSSGFLGIHILNELIETTNLKIVIPLRISYLDFLNRYYDFFGTSLDESRIEYLSFNTFIDYSKICFVINATGNVKYIDTYENLTGINVRFLNSLVSNSIKNEVPLVHISTLGLSNSYKLLKENTNKLHIEYNNPYLNSKASAEKRIFDQNNPYLRIIRVGNLMPNFDTNKFQLNPHDNAFLRLLSTLSKESIQTNYTFDITPVDVAAKAILKTLLFNNKVSHILNPYPFKFNDLIDSKEKRIVSLGNDVIYSIKKIDSLETTSCLKKVNFTYPILDKKYLENLLKLANKIFNE; from the coding sequence ATGTTTAGTCTTAACGATTCTCAAACTAGTTTTTTAAATGCTATAAAAATCCATAATAATTATCCTTCTAATATCGGTGGAGTTTTTAAAATACCAGAAAATATTAATGATCTAGATAAAAAAATTTTTGATTACTTTAATTCCATTCCTATCCTAAAAACCAAACTTACTTGTACTAATAATTCTACTTATCAATACATTGATTATGAATCAACGATTAAAGTAAATAAAATTTCAAGTCATGAAATGAATTCTTTCTTTGAAGAATCCTTTAGTTTATATAATTCACTTCTTTTTAAAGTTGCTTTAAGTGATAATAATATTATTATTGTTTCACACCACATATTATTAGATGGTGGATCAATTAAGCTTCTTATCAATAATTTGTATAGTTATTTAGAGTTTAATATTACTCCCTCATTTAACGATAGACCATTAACGTCCCTTAGTTCGAAAAATAGCTATTATGATTTTTGGAATAAAGAATTAAGTAATAATATTTATACTCCAATAAGACTTAAAAGATTAGATTCAAGTATATCAAGTGCTAAACGAAAAATGGTAACCATTGATAGTTCATTGTCAAAAAAGATTAATCTTTTAACAGAACAATATGCCATATCAAAATCATGTTTCTTTGAGGCAATTATATCCTTATATATTTCGTATATTAATGATTCTAATAATATAATCATTGGTACATCAACTCATAATAGAAATTATAAAAACAAAGATTCATTAGGTATGTTTGCTAAAACATTACCGCTATCAATTTCAATTAACAAAGAATTTACCTTCATAGATTTACTCACTTCTCTTAAGAAGAAACATTATGAAATATTGCGTAATAGAGAAATTTCTTATGAAGAGATATTAAAAATTAAAAATCAATTATTTGATGTTATTGTTATTGACCATGGAAAATTCACTTATGAAAATAACTTTCTTTTCTATCCTTCTTTAGAACTTAGTTTGGTTCTAAATATTGTTGAAAAAAACAATGAAATTATTCTTTATTTTGATTATAAAGAATCTATTTTTAATGAAACTGAAATTAATCGTTTAATCAAACGGATTAAACTACTTATAAAACAATCAGTTGTAAATCCTAAAATTGAGTCAATTAATTATTTATTGGATGATGAAAAGTTTTTAATAAAACAATCAAATGAAATCCCCTCAGTTCTTGAGTTATATTATCAAAATCTCTACCAATCAATTGATAGCATCGCTATTATTGATAATAATATTCAATATACTTTTAATGATTTGGAGTTATTATCTAACAAACTTGCCAACAAACTATTATTAATTAAAGATGACATAGTTGCAATAGATATAAAGAAATCATTTTATTCAATTGCAGCAATGCTAGCTATTATTAAAGCTGGTAAGACTTTTGTTTTTAAGACTTCATATAATCAAGATTTTCTTCAAGATTACTTTCATTTAAATCATGAATTCTTTAACTCTCTAAATTTTAAATCTGAAAAACTATTTATAAAAGAAAATCAATTTTTATGTCGTTACTATACATCTGGAACAACGAATAGAAAGGAAGTTTTCATAAAGAATATTAGTGTTGCAAATCACATCAATAATCATGACAGTTATCAACAACAAAGTAAAGATACTAATGTAATTCCAAGCGTGGCAATGCTACATTTTGATATTAGTTTAGAAGAAATCATGCTTGCCTTATTAAATAAAAAAACATTACTACTATTTGATGAAAATAGTCTTTCAAATCCTAAATATATCAATAACCAATTTTTACAATATAATGTCGATTTTTTCACTACTACTCCTTCAGTCTTTAATTATTTATGGCAAAATGGAGCAATAGAAAGCTTAAAGAATCTAAAAATAATAGTCTTAGGTGGTGAAGTACTCACTAAAAGTATCGCCAAAGTAATTTTGGAAAACACAAATTCAAAATTATATAATAGTTATGGTCCAACTGAAACTACAATCGCTGTTACATCTATAGAAATAACTGATTATAAAAAGATTCCAATTGGAAAAGCACACGACAATATCAACATTATTATTACTAACAATAAGAGTACTCTTCCTAAATATGAGATTGGCGAGATCTTAATAAGTGGTATTTCTGTTGCACGTATTAATGAGGATCGATTTGTTATTATCAAAAATGTAATTTACTATAAAACAGGGGATTATGGTTATCAAGATGAACATAATCATTTTTATTATATTGGAAGAATTGATTCAGAAATAAAACGTAATGGTGTAAGAATAAATCTTTCTTATATTGATAGAGTCCTAGAAAAAAATGATTATATTGAAAAATCAGTTTCGACTTTTAATAATAATTTAATTACAACTTTTTATAACACCAAGTCCAAAGTTAATAAAAGTGTTCTTTATGAACATCTTATATCATCATTACCAAAAGAGATTATTCCTAACAATTTAGTTGAAGTATCAAAATTTGATATTACTGCTGAAGGAAAAATCAAATTCAATTCAAAAACAATTGAACATAATTTAATCCCTTATAAGCCTAAATCATTACTTCGAAAAAAAGTACTTACTATTTTTATGAATAACCTAGAAACTGATAATATTAGTATAAATGATTATTATCTAACAAAAGGTGGAGACTCAATTAAAGCACTTCTTTTAATTGCTACTCTTGAAGAGTTTAATCTTAAAATTAATGTTGATGATTTATTTCAAAAAACTATTGCAAATATTATTGATGAAATCAAAGTTGTAAAACATAAAAAAATATACATTCAAAACAACGATTTTTTAGTTAAAGAAATAGTTTTTACTTCTAATAAAAAAATATTATTATATGGTTCATCAGGTTTTTTAGGTATACACATACTAAATGAACTAATCGAGACAACAAACTTAAAAATTGTTATTCCACTCAGAATTAGTTATCTTGATTTTCTTAATCGTTATTATGACTTTTTTGGTACTTCTTTAGATGAATCTAGAATTGAATATCTAAGTTTTAATACATTTATTGACTATTCTAAGATTTGTTTTGTTATTAATGCTACTGGTAATGTAAAATATATTGATACATATGAAAATTTAACTGGAATTAATGTTAGATTTTTAAACTCTTTAGTTTCTAATTCTATTAAGAACGAGGTTCCGTTAGTTCATATTTCAACTTTAGGTTTATCAAACTCATATAAACTATTAAAAGAAAATACAAATAAATTACACATTGAATATAATAATCCTTATTTGAATAGTAAAGCTAGTGCTGAAAAAAGAATCTTTGATCAAAATAATCCCTATTTAAGAATTATTCGAGTTGGTAATTTAATGCCAAACTTTGATACTAACAAATTTCAATTAAATCCTCACGATAATGCATTTTTAAGATTGTTGTCAACACTTAGCAAGGAAAGTATTCAAACAAATTATACATTTGATATTACACCAGTTGACGTTGCTGCTAAAGCAATTTTAAAGACACTATTATTTAATAATAAAGTTTCACATATATTAAATCCTTATCCATTTAAATTTAATGATTTAATTGATAGTAAGGAAAAAAGAATAGTTAGTTTAGGAAATGATGTTATTTATTCTATAAAAAAAATTGACTCTTTAGAAACAACTTCATGTTTGAAAAAAGTCAATTTTACATATCCGATATTAGATAAAAAATATCTTGAGAATCTTTTAAAACTCGCTAACAAAATATTTAACGAATAA